One segment of Fructilactobacillus hinvesii DNA contains the following:
- a CDS encoding rod shape-determining protein, whose amino-acid sequence MFGLGTKNIGIDLGTANTLVYVEGKGIVLREPSVVARNAKTSEIVAVGNEAEEMLGRAPASIEVIRPMRDGVIADYDTTVAMLKYYIGKALGNKNSRPYVMVCVPSGITTVEKRAVIDATRVAGARDAYVMEEPFVAAVGAGLPVMDPTGSMVVDIGGGTTDVATLSLGGIVSSRSIRMAGDKLDEAIVSYVRKNYNLLIGLPTAEQAKINIGSASIEKARQMEGETVRGRDLLTGLPKSTEITAEDVATAIHEGILEIINAIKETLEATSPEISADVVDHGIVLTGGGALIKNLDEVIADATKVPVSVAQDPLDCVAIGTGESLKSMEVMKKK is encoded by the coding sequence TTGTTTGGACTAGGAACTAAAAACATTGGAATTGATTTAGGGACTGCCAACACACTTGTTTACGTTGAGGGAAAGGGAATCGTTTTAAGAGAACCTTCCGTTGTGGCACGCAATGCCAAGACAAGTGAAATTGTAGCAGTTGGAAATGAAGCAGAAGAAATGCTTGGTCGTGCTCCGGCTAGTATCGAGGTTATTCGCCCAATGCGGGATGGAGTAATTGCTGACTATGATACGACGGTTGCCATGTTGAAGTACTACATTGGCAAGGCTTTGGGTAACAAGAATAGTCGTCCGTACGTAATGGTATGTGTTCCAAGTGGCATTACCACGGTGGAAAAACGGGCCGTGATTGATGCAACCCGGGTTGCCGGAGCTCGAGATGCATATGTAATGGAAGAGCCATTCGTTGCTGCCGTAGGGGCTGGTCTTCCCGTGATGGATCCAACTGGAAGCATGGTAGTTGATATTGGAGGGGGAACCACTGACGTGGCAACCCTTTCTTTGGGGGGGATTGTTTCCTCACGCTCGATTCGAATGGCTGGAGACAAGTTAGACGAAGCAATCGTGTCATACGTTCGGAAAAACTACAACCTCTTAATTGGATTGCCAACTGCGGAACAAGCCAAGATTAACATTGGTTCTGCATCCATTGAAAAAGCACGACAAATGGAAGGAGAAACCGTTCGTGGTCGTGATCTGTTGACCGGATTGCCTAAATCAACGGAAATCACAGCTGAGGACGTTGCCACCGCGATTCATGAAGGTATTTTGGAAATTATTAATGCCATCAAGGAAACGCTTGAAGCAACCTCTCCAGAAATTTCTGCAGACGTGGTTGATCATGGAATTGTCCTCACTGGTGGGGGCGCATTGATTAAGAATTTGGACGAAGTGATTGCTGATGCCACTAAGGTTCCCGTTAGTGTTGCTCAGGATCCATTGGACTGTGTTGCCATTGGAACCGGTGAATCACTCAAGAGCATGGAAGTCATGAAGAAAAAATAA
- a CDS encoding bifunctional folylpolyglutamate synthase/dihydrofolate synthase encodes MTDYQQAVAYIHGRPRIKKEATQRRINELLRRLGHPEQSIQTIHVVGTNGKGSVVAYLQQLLMESGLKVGAFTSPFIVRFNERIQINQVPISDAELVQLVQKVRPVVTELDQEDSELGPSEFELITALMYLYFQKQQVEIALVEAGIGGQSDSTNVSDQALLTIVTTIGMDHMQILGDTVEKIATDKAGMIRKHRPTVTGILPKAAQQVVKTVATRRNSPLFQLEHHFHYRQLTERSFAFTDCWGSIASINTNMIGDFEMEDAAIAIAAFRTLALTQWQWPMDRTVPVIGQAISKTRWAGRMELLQDQPRLLIDGAHNVPAIKRLLKTLTRFPERRINVVLAVLADKQYQEMVQLLAEDPHIHLYLTEFAGAKQRHSADFTTSSFAQFGYIPDWKQAIHMALQQTDNDGLTLVTGSLLFISTVRSWWLHRSEN; translated from the coding sequence ATGACAGATTATCAACAAGCAGTGGCTTACATTCATGGCCGTCCGCGAATTAAAAAGGAAGCCACTCAGCGACGAATCAACGAGCTCCTGCGCCGTTTAGGACATCCAGAGCAATCCATTCAAACCATTCATGTGGTCGGAACAAATGGTAAGGGTTCAGTGGTAGCCTACTTACAGCAGCTCTTGATGGAGAGCGGGTTAAAGGTAGGAGCTTTTACTTCACCGTTTATCGTGCGGTTTAACGAGCGGATTCAGATTAACCAGGTCCCAATTTCTGATGCTGAGCTGGTGCAGCTGGTGCAAAAAGTTCGCCCCGTTGTGACGGAGCTGGATCAAGAGGACTCAGAACTGGGCCCCTCTGAATTTGAATTAATTACGGCACTCATGTACCTTTATTTTCAAAAACAGCAGGTAGAGATTGCCTTAGTGGAAGCCGGAATTGGCGGACAATCAGATTCAACCAACGTTTCCGATCAAGCACTACTAACGATTGTGACTACGATTGGGATGGATCACATGCAAATTCTTGGAGATACGGTAGAAAAGATTGCTACCGATAAGGCTGGCATGATTAGAAAGCACCGGCCCACCGTGACGGGGATTCTACCGAAAGCGGCGCAGCAAGTTGTAAAAACAGTGGCTACGCGCCGCAATAGCCCACTGTTTCAGTTGGAGCATCATTTTCATTACCGGCAGCTAACGGAGCGTAGTTTTGCGTTTACGGATTGCTGGGGATCGATTGCAAGCATTAATACCAATATGATTGGAGACTTCGAAATGGAGGATGCAGCAATCGCAATTGCGGCATTTCGGACGTTAGCTTTGACCCAGTGGCAGTGGCCGATGGACCGGACCGTGCCAGTGATAGGCCAGGCGATTTCTAAAACTCGGTGGGCGGGACGGATGGAGTTACTGCAAGATCAACCACGACTGTTAATTGATGGTGCGCACAATGTTCCCGCAATTAAACGCTTACTTAAGACCTTAACTCGGTTTCCGGAACGCCGAATCAACGTTGTTTTAGCAGTTTTAGCCGATAAACAATATCAAGAGATGGTCCAGTTGCTGGCTGAGGATCCCCACATTCATTTGTACCTGACTGAATTTGCAGGAGCCAAGCAACGTCACAGTGCTGATTTTACGACGTCGTCGTTTGCCCAGTTTGGTTACATTCCGGATTGGAAACAAGCGATCCACATGGCTTTACAGCAAACTGATAATGACGGTTTAACCCTAGTGACGGGCTCACTGTTATTCATTTCCACCGTGCGGTCCTGGTGGTTGCATCGCTCAGAAAATTAA
- a CDS encoding valine--tRNA ligase: MSKETETASTMSTKFDPQAVEQGMYQKWLDEGVFKPSGDQKAKPYSIVLPPPNVTGKLHLGHAWNTTLQDMLIRQKRMEGYDTLWLPGMDHAGIATQAKVEAMLQEQGISRYDLGREKFIQQVWDWKDKFAATIHEQWAKLGLSLDYDRETFTLDDGVSKAVRKVFVDLYNQGLIYRAKYIINWDPQARTALSDIEVEHKDDKGAFYHVKYQFTGDTTFAGKDYIEIATTRPETMFGDVAVAVNPSDERYKDLVGKTVIVPLVNREIPIIADHYVDPEFGTGMVKITPAHDPNDFKVGKRHDLAEINTMNEDATLNENAGKYNGMDRFDAREAIAKDLEKSGAMLKVDPIVHSVGHSERTGVQVEARLSTQWFVKMKPLAEAALKNQQTDDAVNFVPERFEKTFSRWMEDVHDWVISRQLWWGHRIPAWYNKHTGEMYVGETAPKDIENWDQDPDVLDTWFSSGLWPFTTMGWPDTDSHDFKRYFPTSTMVTGYDLVFFWISRMIFQSLHFTGRRPFKDVLLHGLIRDEQGRKMSKSLGNGIDPMDVIDQYGADALRWSLSTGTTPGQDERFSYDKMDGSWKFVNKIWNASRYVIMNLGEMEKPELPAASDWNLADRWILARLNKTVAHVRENYDKYNFGEANRTLYDFIWNDFCDWYIEMSKETLTGTDERAKHNTRNVLAYVLDQFLRLLHPVMPFVTEKIWLSMPHEGQSLVTAAYPEVHPEFTNETAQSDMDHLIEIIKAVRNIRAEAGAPLGNPVDILIKTNNDELKQVLENNREYIDRFGHPQKLEIGADVVAPKLAMTAVVTDAEVSIPLAELIDLNEEVQRLTKEVEKFQSEVDRAKHKLANEKFVANAPKAVVDEERAKQADNEQKLAAAKQRLADVQAAL, translated from the coding sequence ATGAGTAAGGAAACAGAAACAGCCAGCACCATGTCAACTAAATTTGATCCACAGGCTGTGGAACAAGGAATGTACCAAAAATGGTTAGATGAAGGTGTTTTTAAACCAAGTGGAGATCAAAAGGCGAAACCATATTCAATTGTTTTGCCTCCGCCTAACGTAACGGGGAAGTTACACTTGGGACATGCTTGGAATACGACGTTGCAGGACATGTTAATTCGCCAAAAACGGATGGAAGGGTACGACACATTGTGGTTACCAGGAATGGATCACGCTGGAATTGCAACGCAGGCCAAAGTTGAGGCAATGCTACAGGAACAAGGCATTTCTCGTTATGATTTAGGGCGAGAAAAGTTTATCCAACAGGTCTGGGATTGGAAGGATAAATTCGCCGCTACCATTCACGAACAGTGGGCTAAGTTAGGCCTTTCGTTGGACTACGACCGTGAAACTTTCACCCTGGATGATGGTGTTTCAAAAGCGGTTCGCAAGGTCTTTGTTGATCTGTACAATCAAGGTCTGATTTATAGGGCTAAGTACATCATCAACTGGGATCCACAAGCGCGGACGGCCTTGTCAGACATTGAGGTAGAACACAAGGACGATAAAGGGGCCTTTTACCACGTTAAATACCAATTTACGGGGGATACCACCTTTGCAGGCAAAGACTACATCGAAATTGCAACGACCCGTCCGGAAACCATGTTTGGAGACGTTGCGGTTGCAGTTAATCCAAGTGATGAGCGGTACAAAGATTTGGTTGGAAAAACCGTTATCGTACCACTAGTAAACCGGGAAATTCCCATCATCGCCGATCACTACGTTGATCCAGAATTTGGAACTGGAATGGTAAAGATCACGCCGGCGCACGATCCAAATGACTTCAAAGTAGGGAAACGGCATGATTTAGCCGAAATCAACACGATGAATGAAGATGCCACTTTAAACGAAAATGCCGGTAAGTACAACGGCATGGATCGGTTTGATGCCCGAGAAGCCATCGCCAAGGACCTTGAAAAGAGCGGCGCCATGCTTAAAGTAGATCCAATTGTTCACTCCGTTGGGCATTCCGAGAGAACTGGAGTACAAGTGGAAGCACGGTTATCAACTCAGTGGTTTGTCAAGATGAAGCCACTAGCAGAAGCCGCTTTAAAGAATCAACAAACGGATGATGCAGTGAACTTTGTTCCAGAACGTTTTGAAAAGACGTTTAGTCGCTGGATGGAAGACGTTCATGACTGGGTAATTTCGCGGCAACTCTGGTGGGGTCACCGGATTCCAGCTTGGTACAACAAGCACACCGGGGAAATGTACGTGGGAGAAACAGCCCCGAAAGACATTGAAAACTGGGATCAAGATCCTGACGTTTTAGATACCTGGTTCTCATCTGGACTATGGCCATTTACCACGATGGGATGGCCGGACACTGATTCTCACGACTTTAAGCGATATTTCCCAACCTCAACGATGGTAACGGGATATGACCTGGTCTTCTTCTGGATCTCCCGGATGATTTTCCAAAGTCTTCACTTTACTGGTCGTCGGCCCTTTAAGGATGTCTTACTCCACGGGTTGATCCGGGATGAACAGGGACGTAAGATGAGTAAGTCGCTTGGAAATGGGATTGATCCGATGGATGTAATTGATCAGTACGGGGCAGATGCACTACGGTGGTCGCTATCCACGGGAACCACACCTGGTCAAGACGAACGGTTCAGTTACGATAAGATGGACGGATCTTGGAAGTTTGTTAACAAGATTTGGAACGCAAGTCGGTACGTAATTATGAATCTCGGTGAGATGGAGAAACCAGAATTGCCAGCTGCCTCTGATTGGAACCTAGCTGACCGGTGGATCTTAGCCCGGCTTAATAAGACGGTTGCCCATGTCCGAGAAAACTACGATAAATACAACTTTGGTGAAGCAAACCGGACGCTGTACGATTTCATTTGGAATGATTTCTGTGATTGGTACATCGAAATGAGTAAGGAAACGTTGACCGGTACTGATGAACGGGCTAAGCACAACACGAGAAACGTGTTGGCATACGTCTTGGATCAATTCCTCCGGTTGTTACACCCAGTGATGCCATTTGTAACGGAAAAAATTTGGCTTTCCATGCCCCATGAAGGTCAGTCACTGGTAACGGCTGCTTATCCAGAGGTGCACCCAGAATTTACCAATGAAACGGCCCAAAGTGACATGGACCACTTGATTGAAATCATTAAGGCGGTTCGTAACATTCGGGCCGAAGCTGGGGCTCCGTTGGGGAATCCAGTTGACATCTTGATTAAAACCAACAACGATGAACTCAAACAAGTATTAGAAAATAATCGTGAATACATTGATCGGTTTGGTCACCCACAAAAGCTTGAAATTGGGGCTGACGTGGTAGCACCTAAATTAGCCATGACGGCCGTGGTTACGGATGCTGAAGTTAGCATCCCGCTTGCTGAATTAATCGACTTAAACGAAGAAGTTCAACGGTTAACTAAGGAAGTAGAAAAATTCCAATCTGAAGTGGACCGGGCTAAGCACAAGCTCGCCAACGAAAAGTTTGTGGCTAATGCTCCCAAGGCCGTAGTGGATGAGGAACGAGCTAAACAAGCTGATAATGAACAAAAATTAGCAGCTGCTAAACAGCGGTTAGCCGATGTACAAGCGGCCCTTTAA
- the tpx gene encoding thiol peroxidase produces MKVKLMDQTVELVGNPPVVGEQFPTFTVQDDQEQSVTLQDLLGKPLVICAVPDLNTDVCSMETKKFNQQADQFPAARFVTVSNNSIAEQTDWCAAKGVKNLAVLSDEEGDFGQATGLYIPSFKHLARAVFVLDATGKITYAEVLAQIAAEPDYKQALAALQELL; encoded by the coding sequence ATGAAAGTTAAATTAATGGATCAAACAGTTGAATTGGTGGGGAACCCACCGGTAGTTGGAGAACAATTTCCAACCTTCACGGTTCAGGATGACCAGGAACAATCAGTTACACTACAAGACTTACTGGGAAAACCCCTGGTTATCTGTGCGGTTCCGGATTTAAATACGGATGTTTGCAGCATGGAAACCAAAAAGTTTAATCAACAAGCGGATCAATTTCCGGCGGCCCGCTTTGTCACGGTTTCGAATAATTCAATTGCAGAACAAACTGATTGGTGCGCGGCCAAAGGGGTTAAAAATCTAGCTGTGTTGTCTGATGAAGAGGGAGATTTTGGTCAGGCAACCGGCTTATACATTCCTAGTTTTAAACATTTAGCCCGGGCAGTATTTGTGTTAGACGCTACGGGTAAAATCACTTATGCAGAAGTTTTAGCCCAAATTGCGGCTGAACCGGATTACAAACAGGCGCTAGCGGCTTTACAAGAATTACTGTAA
- the thiI gene encoding tRNA uracil 4-sulfurtransferase ThiI, with the protein MEYSEIMVRYGELSTKGKNRREFIRQLGQNIRNVLKPFPAVVVKAQRDRLHVVLNGQAAQPVMDALQQMFGIETFSPVVKLPKDADLSEIQRTAEAMIKEQYQPVQTFKISTRRQNKNYPLNTYGVDDGVGSYILKVIDGIQVQMKKPDINLQIDVRLSGIYLSSITIPGALGLPVGTGGRATMMLSGGIDSPVAAYLAMKRGVKVDMIHFFSPPYTSQQALAKAKDLAAKLAAFGGTIDFIQVPFTKVQEEVKKRVPEGYLMTIQRRMMLRLAAAITLDRHCNGVFTGESLGQVASQTLESMRAINDVTSLPVLRPLLSLDKTEIIKIAREIDTYDLSIMPFEDCCTIFTPPAPKTKPDLDKTREFEKLIDVDGLMQEALAGIEVTKINVGDDYLNAEEDVFAELL; encoded by the coding sequence ATGGAATATAGTGAAATTATGGTGCGGTACGGTGAGTTATCCACGAAGGGTAAAAACCGGCGTGAATTTATTCGCCAGTTAGGCCAAAACATTCGGAACGTGTTAAAACCGTTTCCAGCGGTGGTGGTTAAGGCCCAACGTGATCGCTTGCACGTGGTACTGAATGGACAAGCGGCCCAGCCAGTGATGGATGCGTTGCAACAAATGTTTGGGATTGAAACGTTCTCACCGGTAGTTAAATTGCCAAAGGACGCCGATCTGAGTGAGATTCAACGGACGGCCGAAGCCATGATTAAAGAACAATACCAGCCCGTCCAAACCTTCAAAATTTCTACCCGCCGCCAGAATAAAAATTATCCGTTAAATACATATGGCGTTGATGACGGGGTCGGTAGTTACATTTTAAAGGTAATCGACGGGATTCAGGTTCAGATGAAAAAGCCAGACATCAATCTTCAGATTGACGTGCGGTTGAGTGGCATTTATTTGTCTAGCATTACAATTCCGGGGGCTCTGGGCTTGCCAGTTGGAACTGGTGGACGAGCCACGATGATGCTGTCAGGGGGAATTGATTCACCGGTAGCAGCTTACCTGGCCATGAAGCGGGGCGTGAAAGTGGATATGATTCACTTCTTTAGTCCACCGTATACTAGCCAGCAGGCCCTTGCCAAGGCCAAGGATTTAGCCGCTAAATTAGCTGCCTTTGGGGGAACGATTGACTTCATTCAGGTTCCCTTTACTAAAGTTCAAGAGGAAGTCAAAAAGCGGGTTCCTGAAGGCTACTTGATGACAATTCAACGCCGAATGATGCTGCGTCTGGCAGCCGCCATTACTTTGGATCGGCACTGTAATGGAGTCTTTACCGGGGAATCACTGGGACAAGTTGCTTCTCAAACGTTAGAAAGTATGCGGGCGATTAATGACGTTACGTCGTTGCCAGTTCTGCGCCCCTTACTTTCATTGGATAAAACGGAGATCATTAAAATTGCCCGTGAGATTGACACTTATGACCTGTCAATTATGCCATTTGAAGATTGCTGTACGATTTTTACACCCCCGGCTCCTAAAACTAAACCTGATTTGGATAAGACTCGTGAATTTGAAAAATTAATTGACGTGGATGGGTTAATGCAGGAGGCCTTAGCGGGAATCGAAGTCACGAAGATTAACGTGGGCGATGATTATTTGAATGCTGAAGAAGATGTTTTTGCTGAGTTACTATAA
- a CDS encoding cysteine desulfurase family protein produces the protein MIYFDNSATTKVDPAVLKTYEQVSENYWGNPSSLHRFGEEADQLLIQSRRQIASQLGVQPAEILFTSGGTEGDNWVIKGTAMAKRQFGRHLITTQVEHDAVKHSMQRLEELGFEVTYLPVDEEGRVQPADLKAALRPDTILVSVMAVNNEVGTIEPLAEIAKILQDHPKVHFHVDAVQGIGKGIHDLIFNDRVDFVTFSGHKFHAPRGIGFIYARTGKKLTPLLDGGGQERGQRSGTENLPAIAAMAKAVRLLKQNESHAVALEQQLRLSLREYLQQFDKVHIFSGTGDHFAPHILCFAIEGVKGETIVHAFEEDGIYLSTTSACSSKKGLTSSTLSAMGIAPEIARGAVRISLSDQNTMAEGERFKQVFATRYEQFKTLS, from the coding sequence ATGATTTATTTTGATAACAGTGCGACTACCAAGGTCGATCCTGCTGTGTTGAAGACTTATGAACAGGTGAGTGAAAATTACTGGGGCAATCCCTCTAGCTTACACCGATTTGGTGAAGAAGCCGACCAACTCTTGATTCAATCCCGCCGTCAAATTGCAAGTCAGCTGGGGGTGCAACCGGCTGAGATCTTGTTTACGAGTGGAGGAACTGAAGGAGATAATTGGGTCATTAAGGGGACGGCCATGGCGAAACGCCAATTCGGGCGCCATTTGATTACAACACAGGTGGAACACGATGCGGTAAAACATTCGATGCAGCGACTCGAGGAACTCGGGTTTGAAGTTACCTATCTTCCGGTTGATGAAGAGGGACGGGTCCAGCCCGCTGATTTAAAGGCTGCGCTTCGTCCAGATACCATTCTCGTCTCCGTGATGGCGGTAAATAACGAAGTAGGAACGATTGAACCGTTGGCAGAAATTGCCAAAATTTTGCAAGACCATCCGAAGGTACATTTTCATGTGGACGCCGTGCAGGGGATTGGTAAGGGAATTCATGATCTGATTTTTAACGATCGGGTGGACTTTGTGACTTTTTCTGGCCATAAGTTTCATGCGCCACGCGGCATCGGATTTATCTATGCTCGGACTGGGAAAAAACTAACTCCCCTGTTAGACGGGGGCGGTCAGGAACGGGGACAGCGCAGTGGAACCGAAAATCTGCCGGCGATTGCAGCGATGGCTAAAGCTGTCCGGTTGTTAAAACAAAACGAGAGTCATGCAGTTGCTTTAGAACAACAACTGCGGTTGAGCTTGCGTGAATATCTGCAACAGTTTGATAAAGTTCATATCTTTTCTGGAACGGGCGACCACTTTGCCCCCCACATTCTGTGCTTTGCCATTGAAGGGGTCAAAGGGGAAACGATTGTGCATGCCTTTGAAGAGGATGGGATCTATTTGTCAACTACTAGTGCATGTTCTTCGAAAAAAGGACTTACTTCTAGTACACTAAGTGCAATGGGAATTGCTCCAGAAATTGCGCGCGGAGCGGTCCGGATTTCTTTAAGTGACCAAAATACGATGGCAGAAGGCGAACGGTTTAAACAGGTCTTTGCCACTCGTTACGAGCAATTTAAAACCTTGAGTTAA
- the ezrA gene encoding septation ring formation regulator EzrA, producing the protein MLNVIIGIVIIIIVIYLAVVVYQRTQLKRANTMSTELSRLQNLSLTEQIQQVKQLTLTGDSLIKFKDAQQSYEQVHQEQFPAIAQSLTAAESDAKGVNFLQTRDDVDTAHAQLEKAATTLDQVQATLTNIQKMEQDHQQAVVDLETNYQKIRKTLLNDNRQYGPAIDALEGQLSSLEDTFADFSALTQQGDHQNAEAMLGDLKKATTTLEQKMNSIPELYEQNHVQFINQLTEIESAYAKARAEGFCFVDDDFAVTLKELHQAVQDNLENIKHLDLDFVREQDNEIEKRINALYDRLEAEMKARLFVDKKKDVTGQFIHHAWKQNQMLLAELDRLSHNYSLEHGEIENAERLKEQISMINQKYQYDCQLIQENQAVFSQIATDLSQFNQSLSNIEKKQRALNDSIADLSEEEKQAQQTLEDLSAELHAIHRRIENLNLPGISSDYAEYFDVVKNEVKHLKATMNKAKISMDDVQKQLGQIKRDRDQLQAKTSDLIDQSLLAEQVIQYANRYAATNPQMAQAIRKAQEQFERDYRYEDSLATIATALDQVEPGAFNRIEESYYKNKAHAN; encoded by the coding sequence ATGCTAAACGTTATTATCGGGATTGTTATTATTATCATTGTTATTTATCTAGCCGTTGTTGTGTACCAAAGAACCCAATTAAAACGGGCTAATACCATGAGTACGGAACTTTCTCGATTGCAAAACCTATCTTTGACGGAACAAATTCAGCAGGTAAAACAACTGACCCTAACGGGAGATTCGTTGATCAAGTTTAAAGATGCTCAACAAAGTTACGAACAGGTGCATCAAGAGCAATTTCCTGCCATCGCCCAGAGCCTAACCGCCGCGGAAAGTGATGCAAAAGGAGTCAATTTTTTACAAACTCGTGATGATGTGGATACTGCGCACGCCCAGCTGGAAAAAGCGGCTACTACTCTGGATCAGGTTCAAGCAACCCTCACTAACATTCAAAAAATGGAACAAGATCACCAACAGGCGGTCGTTGATTTAGAAACTAACTACCAAAAAATCCGTAAAACCCTCTTAAATGATAATCGTCAGTATGGTCCAGCAATTGATGCTTTAGAAGGACAACTTTCATCACTTGAAGATACGTTTGCTGACTTCTCTGCTTTGACGCAACAAGGGGATCACCAAAATGCGGAAGCAATGCTTGGTGATTTAAAGAAAGCGACTACAACGTTAGAGCAAAAGATGAATTCCATTCCGGAATTATATGAACAAAATCACGTTCAATTTATTAACCAGCTGACAGAGATTGAATCGGCATACGCTAAGGCGCGGGCTGAAGGTTTTTGTTTTGTCGATGATGATTTTGCCGTAACGCTCAAGGAATTACACCAAGCAGTTCAGGATAACCTAGAAAACATTAAACACCTTGATTTAGACTTCGTTCGGGAACAAGACAATGAGATTGAGAAACGAATCAACGCCTTATACGATCGGTTAGAAGCAGAAATGAAGGCGCGCTTGTTTGTAGACAAAAAGAAGGATGTGACTGGACAGTTCATTCATCATGCCTGGAAGCAGAACCAGATGTTACTGGCTGAATTAGACCGCTTGAGTCACAATTACTCGTTAGAACACGGCGAAATTGAAAATGCAGAGCGTTTGAAAGAACAAATCAGCATGATCAACCAAAAGTATCAGTATGATTGTCAACTAATCCAGGAAAATCAGGCAGTGTTTTCACAAATTGCGACCGATTTGAGTCAGTTTAATCAATCCTTAAGTAACATTGAGAAAAAACAACGGGCTCTGAACGATTCCATCGCTGACTTGAGCGAGGAGGAAAAGCAGGCCCAGCAAACACTTGAAGATTTGTCGGCAGAATTACATGCCATTCACCGTCGGATTGAAAACTTAAATTTACCAGGGATTTCTTCTGATTATGCCGAGTACTTTGACGTGGTTAAAAACGAAGTTAAACATTTGAAAGCCACTATGAATAAGGCTAAAATCAGTATGGATGACGTTCAAAAGCAACTTGGACAAATTAAGCGTGATCGCGATCAACTACAAGCGAAAACGAGTGACCTGATTGATCAATCGTTATTGGCGGAGCAGGTCATTCAGTATGCCAATCGCTATGCGGCGACTAACCCACAGATGGCACAGGCGATTCGAAAGGCTCAGGAGCAGTTTGAACGGGATTATCGCTATGAAGACAGTTTGGCCACGATTGCGACTGCTTTAGATCAAGTTGAACCGGGAGCTTTTAATCGGATCGAAGAAAGTTACTATAAAAACAAAGCGCACGCAAATTAA
- the rpsD gene encoding 30S ribosomal protein S4, with the protein MSRYTGPSWRISRRLGISLSGTGKELQRRPYAPGVHGQGRRQKLSEYGVQLREKQKMRYMYGLTERQFYSLFLKAGKIREGKHGDNFEIKLEQRLDNVVYRLGLATTRRQARQLVNHGHITVDGKRVDIPSYEVEPGQVVGVREKSKNMAIIKEAVEAVVSRPTYVSFDADKLEGSLTRLPQPDELNANIDTSLVVEFYNR; encoded by the coding sequence ATGTCTAGATATACTGGACCAAGTTGGCGAATTTCTCGTCGACTCGGCATTTCTTTATCGGGAACTGGTAAAGAGTTACAACGGCGTCCTTATGCACCTGGTGTTCATGGTCAGGGTCGGCGTCAAAAGCTTTCTGAATACGGTGTTCAATTACGTGAAAAGCAAAAGATGCGTTACATGTACGGCCTAACTGAACGTCAATTTTACTCCCTCTTCTTAAAGGCGGGTAAGATTCGGGAAGGTAAGCACGGTGACAACTTCGAAATTAAGTTGGAACAACGGCTTGATAACGTTGTTTACCGTTTAGGTTTAGCTACGACGCGGCGTCAAGCACGTCAATTAGTGAACCATGGTCACATTACGGTTGACGGTAAACGCGTTGACATTCCTTCTTACGAAGTTGAACCTGGTCAAGTAGTTGGCGTTCGGGAAAAATCCAAGAACATGGCCATCATCAAAGAAGCAGTTGAAGCAGTGGTTAGTCGCCCTACTTACGTTTCATTTGATGCTGACAAGTTGGAAGGTTCCTTAACCCGACTTCCACAACCAGATGAATTAAATGCTAACATCGACACTTCCTTAGTGGTTGAATTTTACAACCGTTAA
- a CDS encoding helix-turn-helix domain-containing protein, which yields MTKYDTKFKIKVVEFYLNNPVSIRETARKFNIKSNTNLLQWIEIYKSEGPLGLKVNRSHKIYSREFKLSVVNYYKTHETSIRLTALEFKLNQSQVQNWIYQFNHFGAEALLPKRHGRPSMKKKYKDSPLSQDKESAYLDEISKLKAQINENQMEIDILKKHLASEYGIKIGQNDNWKHRS from the coding sequence ATGACTAAATACGATACAAAATTCAAAATTAAAGTAGTTGAATTTTACTTGAATAACCCGGTTTCCATTAGGGAAACCGCTAGAAAATTTAACATCAAATCTAATACTAATCTATTGCAATGGATCGAAATTTATAAATCGGAAGGACCGTTAGGGCTAAAAGTTAATCGATCACATAAAATTTATTCCAGAGAATTTAAATTAAGCGTGGTAAACTACTATAAAACTCATGAAACTAGTATTCGGCTTACAGCATTAGAATTTAAACTCAATCAAAGTCAAGTACAAAATTGGATTTATCAATTTAATCATTTTGGTGCTGAGGCGCTCTTACCGAAAAGGCATGGTAGACCATCAATGAAGAAAAAATATAAAGATTCACCCTTATCACAAGATAAGGAGTCAGCTTATTTAGATGAAATTTCTAAGCTAAAAGCTCAAATTAATGAAAATCAGATGGAGATTGATATCTTAAAAAAACATCTAGCCTCAGAGTATGGCATAAAAATTGGACAAAACGACAATTGGAAGCACAGGTCATAG